Proteins encoded in a region of the Natator depressus isolate rNatDep1 chromosome 23, rNatDep2.hap1, whole genome shotgun sequence genome:
- the LOC141976900 gene encoding LOW QUALITY PROTEIN: CXXC-type zinc finger protein 1-like (The sequence of the model RefSeq protein was modified relative to this genomic sequence to represent the inferred CDS: inserted 1 base in 1 codon) produces the protein MDSEFSDPELAAVGEESKSENGENAPVYCICRKPDINCFMIGCDNCNEWFHGNCINITEKMAKAIREWYCLQCRDKNPALEIRYRHKKSKEKEREGERDRSEKDELRKKAQELALDQSRGSKVGGQQIKRSARMCGECEACRRTEDCGQCDFCRDMKKFGGPNKIRQKCRLRQCQVRARESYKYFPASMLRGRDEDLQMLKEQLESSATPEPLSDDDLPIDPDLYQEFCAGAFDDQNLPWLSDPEDAPFLDPVLRKRAVKVKHVKRREKKSEKKKEEKYKRHKQKQKHRDRSRHAERPDAKDPASLHQCLGPGCVQPARAASKYCSEECGMKLAANRIYEILPQRIQQWQQSPCVAEEHGKKLLERIRREQQQARLRLQEMERRFHELEAIIGKAKQQAIKEDEETNEGDSDDTDLQIFCVSCGHPINPKVALRHMERCYAKYESQTSFGSMYPTRIEGATRLFCDVYNPQSKTYCKRLQVLCPEHSRDPKVSVDEVCGCPLVKDVSELTGDFCRVPKRKCNRHYCWEKLRRAEVDLERVRVWYKLDELXEQERNVRMAMTNRAGLLALMLHQTIQHDPLTTDLRTTTDR, from the exons ATG gaCAGCGAGTTCTCGGACCCGGAGCTGGCCGCGGTGGGCGAGGAGTCCAAGTCGGAGAATGGCGAGAACGCGCCTGTGTACTGCATCTGCCGCAAGCCGGACATCAACTGCTTCATGAT AGGCTGTGATAACTGCAATGAGTGGTTCCATGGCAATTGTATCAACATCACAGAGAAGATGGCGAAGGCCATTCGGGAATGGTACTGTCTGCAGTGCCGAG ATAAGAACCCGGCCTTGGAGATCCGATACCGGCACAAAAAATCCAAAGAGAAGGAGCGGGAGGGCGAGCGGGATCGGTCTGAGAAGGACGAGCTGAGGAAGAAGGCCCAGGAGCTGGCCCTGGACCAGAGCCGTGGGTCAAAAGTAGGTGGCCAG CAGATCAAGCGCTCGGCACGGATGTGTGGGGAGTGCGAGGCGTGCCGGCGGACAGAGGACTGTGGGCAGTGTGACTTCTGCCGCGACATGAAGAAATTTGGAGGGCCCAATAAAATCCGTCAGAAGTGCCGTCTGCGGCAGTGCCAGGTCCGGGCACGG gAATCATATAAGTATTTCCCAGCCTCG ATGCTGCGGGGGCGGGACGAAGACCTGCAGATGCTGAAAGAGCAGTTGGAATCGTCCGCCACCCCTGAGCCGCTGTCGGACGACGACCTCCCGATTGACCCCGACTTATACCAAGAGTTCTGTGCTGGAGCCTTCGACGACCAGAACCTG ccgtgGCTCAGCGACCCGGAGGATGCCCCGTTCCTGGACCCCGTGCTCCGCAAACGCGCCGTGAAGGTCAAGCACGTCAAGAGGCGGGAGAAGAAATCGGAGAAGAAG aaggaggagaagtaCAAGCGTCACAAGCAGAAGCAGAAGCACCGGGACCGGTCGCGGCACGCCGAGCGGCCGGACGCCAAGGACCCGGCCTCGCTGCATCAGTGCCTGGGCCCCGGCTGCGTCCAGCCAGCCCGCGCCGCCTCCAAGTACTGCTCCGAGGAGTGTGGCATGAAGCTGGCCGCCAA ccGGATCTACGAGATCCTTCCACAGCGCATCCAGCAGTGGCAGCAGAGCCCGTGCGTGGCGGAGGAGCACGGCAAGAAGCTGCTGGAGCGGATCCGGCGGGAGCAGCAGCAGGCGCGGCTGCGGCTGCAGGAGATGGAGCGTCGCTTCCACGAGCTGGAGGCCATCATCGGCAAGGCCAAGCAGCAGGCCatcaaggaggatgaggag accaacGAGGGAGATAGCGACGACACCGACCTGCAGATCTTCTGCGTCTCCTGCGGGCACCCCATCAACCCCAAGGTGGCGCTGCGCCACATGGAACGTTGCTACGCCAAG taCGAGAGCCAGACGTCTTTCGGATCCATGTACCCAACCCGCATAGAGGG ggccacCCGCCTCTTCTGTGACGTCTACAATCCTCAGAGCAAGACGTACTGCAAGCGACTGCAGGTGCTGTGCCCCGAGCACTCCCGCGACCCCAAG GTGTCGGTGGACGAGGTGTGCGGCTGCCCTCTGGTCAAGGACGTGTCTGAGCTCACTGGCGATTTCTGCCGCGTGCCCAAGAGGAAATGCAACCGGCACTACTGCTGGGAGAAACTGCGCCGGGCCGAGGTGGACCTGGAGAGAGTGCGCGTG TGGTACAAGCTGGACGAGC TTGAGCAGGAGCGCAATGTGCGCATGGCCATGACCAACCGGGCCGGGCTGCTGGCGCTGATGCTGCACCAGACCATCCAGCACGACCCGCTGACCACAGACCTGCGCACCACCACGGACCGCTGA
- the LOC141976394 gene encoding LOW QUALITY PROTEIN: synaptonemal complex central element protein 1-like (The sequence of the model RefSeq protein was modified relative to this genomic sequence to represent the inferred CDS: inserted 1 base in 1 codon): protein MRQRSHSALLPHTMGWQSQNAFSLSPWQSHSALLPHVMGRINPWQPHSVLLLHAVGWINPPRKPSYKLELNLLYNKAIPLXFFFLFPVPSDFAPKAEELLLLVKQLQDAGTLEPRMDDLVGRISRLQRAKQALSQDLHDGQARSEELQAELEELNKEKSNLEEICSQKQEVLRTLQLRCQEAEVEAQRQQTLSQDRKQSIEELTAKIQEEKLKQRKQRLEFEQQLDELMEKHKTLQECHSMEKLAAEICSMAESRERLLSEDKLIQDNLAQVEKQLDSLPQAEAVPSQERMFLKSQEASSALQLFQQENKRATEYLEAASRRHSELQQKFKRLTAELEAQQQESGGAPASMETA from the exons ATGAGGCAGCGATCCCACAGTGCCCTGCTCCCTCACACCATGGGGTGGCAATCCCAAAATGCCTTCTCCCTCTCGCCATGGCAATCCCACAGTGCCCTTCTCCCTCATGTCATGGGCCGGATAAATCCATGGCAACCCCACAGCGTCCTTCTACTGCACGCCGTGGGGTGGATAAATCCCCCTAGAAAGCCCAGTTACAAGCTTGAGCTGAATCTTTTGTACAACAAAGcaattcctt ttttttttttcctcttcccagTTCCCAGCGACTTTGCACCCAAGGCAGAGGAGCTGCTATTGCTGGTGAAACAACTGCAGGATG cAGGGACCCTGGAGCCCCGAATGGACGACCTGGTAGGAAGGATCAGCAGACTGCAGCGag CTAAGCAGGCTCTGAGCCAGGATCTGCATGATGGTCAGGCGCGCAGCGAGGAACTGCAGGCAGAGCTGGAGGAGC TGAACAAGGAGAAGTCGAACCTGGAGGAAATCTGCAGCCAGAAGCAAG AGGTCCTGCGGACCCTGCAGCTCCGCTGCCAGGAGGCGGAGGTTGAGGCCCAGAG GCAGCAGACGCTGTCCCAGGATCGGAAGCAGAGCATCGAGGAGCTGACGGCAAAGATCCAGGAGGAGAAGCTGAAGCAGAGGAAACAGAG GCTGGAATTTGAGCAGCAGCTGGACGAGCTGATGGAGAAGCACAAGACCCTCCAGGAGTGCCAC aGCATGGAGAAGCTGGCTGCCGAGATCTGCAGCATGGCTGAGAGCAGGGAACGTTTGCTGAGCGAAG ACAAGCTGATCCAGGACAACCTGGCCCAGGTCGAGAAGCAGctggactccctgccccaggcagagGCAGTTCCCAGCCAGGAAAGGATGTTCCTGAAGAGCCAGGAGGCCAGCAGTGCCCT GCAGCTGTTCCAACAGGAAAACAAGAGAGCGACCGAATATCTGGAGGCAGCTTCGCGCCGCCACTCAGAATTGCAGCAGAAGTTCAAgag GCTGACGGCCGAGCTGGAAGCCCAGCAG CAGGAATCCGGGGGTGCCCCGGCCAGCATGGAAACAGCCTAA